TTCGCCAACACTTAGGCCCGCCTTCATTTTGCGCTCCAAAAGCAAGACTTTTTTGCCCTCTTGTAGGCTATATTCTTTATAAACCCCTTCTTTTTGCTGCTTGATGGTATCAAATTGGTATTCCATCAATAAATCGGCCTGCTGTTCTGTTTTCCAGATTTTTGGCCCTTCATTTTTTTGAGTCTGCTCCTCGCCTTGGCAAGCCATAAAAAGCAGGATACTAGCTGCGGCTACAATTTTCTTCATCATATGCTTTAAGATTTTTATTTTTTGGGGCCTGCCGCCTTCGGCGGCCGGGCTGTGTCGTGGCTCGCAGGTCTGCTCGGCCCTGCGGCGCTTGCAGCGCCTGGGTCTGGCCTTCGGCCACCACTATCCATCCCTAGGCCAATTGACGCTTAGTTTATTGGGCTAAATTAAGCAAGCTGCTTTTTCTAGAAAAGGACATTTCTGCAAAAAGTTACGTTCTTTAAAAATCGGGGGCTTGACAAAATAGTTGTATCTTTATAAAAACCCCATTTTTAGTACTCATTCAATTCACAAATTAGCTATTCCCCAACCCTTTTGTCCTATGAAAATTTACAGTTTTTTTTTGGGCCTTTTGGCCCTTAGTCTTGTTTCTTGCCAATCTACCCCCAAATCATCTACAAATGATGAGCTGGCTAGTTTTCCTGAAAAAGAATTTGCCAAAGTAGTAGCCTATGATTATGAAAGCATGCAAGGCGACTACATTTTGAATAAAAATGGGGAGCTCCACCCTTCTGTTAAGGCAGAAAAAGAACTCACGGAGGAGCAGCAAAAGCTTTTGCTCAGTACTTTGAATAGTAAAAACAGTTATGGGGGCTCGGTCACTCGTTGTTTTTATCCTCGTTTGGGCTTTGTTTTCTACAATGCAGCCGATGAGCCTGTGGGCCAAGTGAGTATTTGTTTTCAGTGTAATCAGCAGGTGGCTGGGCCGCAGATTCCGGTACAAGAGGCCTTATTGGCCGAGGGCCAACCGATTGGTTATAGTGCATTGGGCCGAGAGAAGTTGTTGGAGCTTTGCCAAAGTTTAGGCTTTAGCAATTGTAATGAATAACGGAATTAAGAAAATAGAAAGGCCGTTTTCCTGAGTGGAAAACGGCCTTTTTTTGGTCCAATTTTCTGCGTTTTACAGGCGGCGAAGCCGCCGCAAAGGAGCGCAGCGACGCGGCTGAGGGGCTGTAGCAGGGCCGCCGCAGGCGGCAGACCAAAGCGCTGAAAGCGCTGCAGGGCCGAGCAGACTTGCGAGCTGCGCAATGGCCCGACCCGTAGCGAAGCGAAGGGGCAGCCCCAAAATAGCCTAATCTACTGGCGTAAGCAGTCCTTCATTATTGGTTTTGATGAGGCAAACCATGGCGTTGGTGGCCACATTCATGGTACCCGTCATGAGATAGCCCTTGAGTTCTCGGCGGGTGGTACCGGGCACCAACTCGCGGATAGGCATGACCGTTCCGGCTTGGTTACCGGCTAGGGCCTGGCTACCATTATTGACAGAAGCGCGGCCAAATTGGCGAATTTCGCCATCCCATTCTGGGGTAAGATTGGGGCCCACCTTAGCCATAACGAGTTCATCGCCAAAATTGGCATCATCGTATTGGTAGACAGCACTGATGACAAAGCTCGGTTCACTTCCAGAGACATCGGAGGGAACCAAAGCGATACTTCCGGCCAGGAGATCCTCGCTAGTATTGCTAAAGCCGCCATTTGTTTTACCTAGATATCGGCGTTGAATTTCTCCTACGCCCTCATCGACTTGAAGGAGGAGGAGATCGCCTTCATTCACTTCATTTCTAGTGGGGTCTCTATTTTCGACATGGCTCAGAATCGTAATTCTGGCGTTTAGCGAATCGTAGCAAGAGCCGCCGGCCACCAAAAACATATCTTGGCCGCCAAAACTTTGTTGAGAGACCTCGCTACCCGAAGAGGCGCGGAATCGGATCACGAGAATATCGGTAGTAAAATTGGGGTTGGTGGGTGTCCCGTTTTCCTCATCTCGTTTTTCGGCGGTAGCGGTGACTACATAAGCGCCATTGAGAACCTCTACAGAGGCGGCGCGATCTTCACCGACAAATCCACGGACAGAGCGCCAGATGATATTGCCATCTAGGTCTAGGCGCATAAGGAGCACATCTGTTTTATCTAGGGCCTGATAATCTTGGTATTCGGGTTTACCGATATAGACATCGGTCGTTTCTCCGGCCAAGACAAAGCCCCCATCGGGAAGTTCCTTAATATCATAGACAAAGTCCTTATAAATTTCTGAAGAGCCTAGGGTAGCGCCATTGAGCAAGACTTTTTCCCAGACCACATTTCCTTCTAGGTCTAATTTATAGAGCACGATATAAGTGGCATCTAGGGTAGATTGGCCGCCCACCGTCACCACGGTAGTTCGGTTACCGGCTACGAGGTAGCCAGACTCATCGGAGAGGACCAGCACGCGGTGGCCGGTTTCTTCATAGCCATTACTTTCGTCGCCAAAAGTTTTGCTCCATTCCTCATTGCCCAGAGAATCTGTTTTAATGAGGTAGAAGTCATTGTAGCTAGCGGAATTGACAAAAGCGTTAGAAGAGCCAAGGATAATAAAGCCTTTATCGGCTGTTTCCTTAACGTCTTTTCCGATTTGGTCATTTACATGTCCGTAGTACTTAACGAAAGCATCTTCTTGATTGGCGGGAGAGATATTCTCTTTTTTGCAAGCGCTAAGGCCCAGTAGCAGGAGCATACAGCTAGCGAAGAAATACTTATTGATCATAGTTTTCTAATTTAGGTGAAAAGTTAATTCCCTTTAATATCTGAGGCTTTATCTTTGATTTCGTCAATCACCTTAGAGCTAGCGCGACCACGGCGAACATCTTCGATGATACCGGGTTGATCTCTTTCGAGTTCGCGAACGAAGCTATTGAGTTCTCGTTTTAGTTCGGAGTCTGTAGTTCGTTTAGCATTTCGTTTTTCCTTCTTGATAATTTTATTGAGTCGGCGATTGATATAAACTTCGTTGTACTGTCGTTTTTTTCTGGGTTTGTAGAAAGACTTTTCGAAGCCGATAGTTAGTGAATAATTATCCATACGGAAGTCATTATCTACATGTCCATATTCGTAGAGCAATTCTGGATTGCTATAGCGATTTTCTCTATTGACGGAATTCATCAAAAAGCGGTTGTATCGGGCTTCGATAATAACGAAATCGTGTCCTAGGCGAATTTTTGCGCCAGCGCCAGCGAGTAGAGAGACATTAAAGCCTTCTCTTAGGGAGAGGCGGTCGGCTTCTCCGGCTTGAGTTTCGGCAGAGAGGCCAGATCCGGCAATAACGAAGCTACGTTCGCCACCGACTACGGCTCCACCACCATCAGATTCTCGGGTTGTATTTCTTTGGATATTGACCACACTAGCAGAGAGCAAGAAATTGGGTGCTCCACCGATATAAGCGTAAGGGATGACCTTTTTGTAGCGTTTGAAATAGTGCTCATAGCGTAGCATTAGGGGAATATCGATCCAGTACTGTCGTTCATCAAACTGCAGGCTAGAGTATTGCAGTGTATTTTGGGCGGGGTTTTGCAAACCTGCCGAGAGGAACATACTATCGATAGCGCGATAACTTCTGAGGGCAAAATTACCTTCTAGAGCGAGCGTAAAGTCTCTCCAGATAGGCATTTCTACACCGATAGCGCCAGAAAAGCCCAGTACAAATTGGTTATAATTTTCTGCTCGATAATTATTGTTATCTACATTATAGGTTTCTAGCGTTTGCAGGCGAGTATTATTGGCGCCAATATTTCCATAAATAGAGACCAGCGGTTTATGTCTATACGTTCTAGAGAGATAAATCAGGTCATAAGAATTATTGGGATTCAGCGAATCTGCCTCATAGAGGGGGTTAATTTTGAGGAGTTCTTCAAAGGATCGGGTAGCATCATCTAGGTCATTACGGAAGAGGTAGCTTTCGGTCAGTAACTTATACCCTTCTTCTCTTTTTGCTTTAACGGGAAAAGCTTTCTTATTCGCTAGGCAATCTCGGATCAGGTCGCCCACCTCTTCTAGCTGCCCTTCTTCATAGGCTCTTTTAGCCTCATCTAAATGGTCATTACAGAGGTCCTCGTCTAGTGATTGTGCAGATAAGACTTGAGGGCTGAGGGCTAGGGCGACAGCGGCCCAAAGCAATTTTAGTTTCATAATAAAAAGCGAATTAGTAATTATTAAACTCGAACTCATTTTGGAGACGGCAAGCCTCTGGGCTTGGCAAAGGAGTGGATAAAGCCTAAAAAAAGGGGAAAGCTAGCCCGGCTAGCCCTCCCCTGGCTCTATCTTTAGAGGTATATTATTGTATTAGTCCCCTTGTTGATATTCATTACCACAGGTAGAAAGGGGAACGCGTTCGCCTTCTGCAGTAATAATATACAGGCGTTGGTTACGTGGATCTCTTTCGGGATCATCTGTACCGATATATTTCTTCCATTCTTTATTAGAAAGGTTGCGGCGCACCATAGCGCAGAGTTGGCTAGCATAGCGGAACATATCCACCTCATAGATTTTCACTTCTCCATTAGCGCAGCCGGTAAGGACTTTTTGTCCATCATGTGTAAAGGCCACAGAAAGGACCCAATCTTCATGATCTTCTAGGCGAACGGGCTGGAACTTAGGATCTTTGAAGGGGAACTCCTCTTCATTATCATAATTCTCATAAGCTTGATTCCAGATTTGCCAAAGTGTAGCTCTTTTATCGAGGCTACCCACCACGAGCATAGTTCCATCATCAGAGAAGCTGAGGTCACTAATTTTGGCGCTATGATAAACGAGGCGTTCGGGAATATAGCGGTTACCGTCTTGGTCTAGACCATTTTTGTAGTGATAGATATCAAAGATGAGCAAAGAGCCATCTTGGTAGCCTACAGCAACAAATCGGCCAGTGGGGCTAATGGCTACAGCGGTAGCATTGCGTTTGTTGTAGGGATTTTCTAGTTTAAAATCCTCTTGGCCTGACTTAATGTTCCAGATAGAAACATCAGGAGATC
This genomic interval from Saprospira grandis contains the following:
- a CDS encoding outer membrane beta-barrel protein, with amino-acid sequence MKLKLLWAAVALALSPQVLSAQSLDEDLCNDHLDEAKRAYEEGQLEEVGDLIRDCLANKKAFPVKAKREEGYKLLTESYLFRNDLDDATRSFEELLKINPLYEADSLNPNNSYDLIYLSRTYRHKPLVSIYGNIGANNTRLQTLETYNVDNNNYRAENYNQFVLGFSGAIGVEMPIWRDFTLALEGNFALRSYRAIDSMFLSAGLQNPAQNTLQYSSLQFDERQYWIDIPLMLRYEHYFKRYKKVIPYAYIGGAPNFLLSASVVNIQRNTTRESDGGGAVVGGERSFVIAGSGLSAETQAGEADRLSLREGFNVSLLAGAGAKIRLGHDFVIIEARYNRFLMNSVNRENRYSNPELLYEYGHVDNDFRMDNYSLTIGFEKSFYKPRKKRQYNEVYINRRLNKIIKKEKRNAKRTTDSELKRELNSFVRELERDQPGIIEDVRRGRASSKVIDEIKDKASDIKGN